In the Bacillus amyloliquefaciens DSM 7 = ATCC 23350 genome, AATAGGTATTATAGGCGCAACTGGTTATGGAGGCGCTGAGCTTGTCAGGGTTCTTAACCATCACCCTTATGCAGATAATTGTATATTATATTCATCGAGTGACGAAGGAAAGGCATATAATGCTTCATATCCGCATCTGAGGAATATAGCGTCCCAATCACTCCAGCCGCTTCATATAGAAACCATCCGAAACGAAATTGATGTCATGTTCATAGCCGCGCCGCCCGGCGTTTCCGGAGAGTGGTCACCTAAGCTGGCGGAAGCGGGCATCCCGGTCATTGACCTTTCCGGCGATCTGCGGATTCATAACCCGGCCGTGTATGAAAAGTGGTATAAGCGGAAGGCTGCCCCTGAAGGAACGATTCAAAACGCGGTTTACGGTTTAGCGGAACTGCAAAAAGAAGAGATTCAGACTGCAAAGCTGATTGCTAATCCGGGCTGTTTTCCGACGGCTGTACTGCTCGGTCTCGCCCCGCTGGCAAAAAATAAGCTTTTACAAGATTCATTTCTGATTGTTGATGCGAAGACCGGCGTATCTGGCGCGGGCCGAAAAGCATCCATGGGCACTCATTATTCTGAGCTGAATGATAATTTCAAAATTTATAAGGTCAATGAGCATCAGCATACCCCCGAAATTGAACAGCAATTGGCGGCATGGCAGCCGGGCACAGGTCCGATTACGTTTTCCGCTCATTTGGCGCCGATGACAAGGGGGATTATGGCGACGATGTATACTGACGCCCCTCCGGGAATGTCTTCTGCACAGATAAGAGAAATGTATTGCGAATTTTACAAAGATTCATATTTTGTCAGAATCAGGCCGGAGGGTGAATACCCGGCGACAAAAGAAGTATACGGCAGCAATTTTTGCGATATCAGTGTCACTGTGGACGAAAGAACAAACCGCGCGACCATCGTTTCTGTCATAGATAATCTGATGAAAGGCGCCGCCGGGCAGGCGGTGCAAAATTTAAATATCATGAATGGCTGGCAGGAAGAAACGGGACTCACGATGACGCCAGTCTATCCATAGAACGAAAGAGGGATTCAGAATATGATTCAGCTGAGTGAGGAAATCACGAAAATAAAAGGCGGCGTATCCTCGCCGAAAGGGTTTGAGGCAAAGGGTGTCCACTGCGGGCTGCGCTATTCAAAAAAAGATCTCGGAGCGATTATCAGCGAGGCGCCGGCAGTCAGTGCAGCGGTATATACGCAGAGCCATTTTCAGGCAGCGCCGCTGAAAGTGACGCAAGACAGCTTGAAAAAAGAAGCTGTGCTTCAGGCGGTAATTGTCAACAGCGCGATTGCCAACGCCTGTACGGGAGACCAAGGCTTAAAGGACGCCTATCAAATGCGGGACAGCTTCGCAAGCCAGCTCGGTATTGAACCAGAGCTTGTGGCGGTTTCGTCAACCGGGGTGATTGGTGAGCTTTTAGACATGAAAAAAATTCAAGCGGGTATTGAACAGCTCGGTCAAGCGCCGTCATTGTCCGGAGCATTTGAAGAAGCCATTTTGACGACGGATACGGTGACGAAACAGACGTGTTATGAACTGGTGATCGGCGGAGACATCATCACGATCGGCGGAGCGGCGAAAGGCTCAGGCATGATCCACCCCAACATGGCGACAATGCTCGGCTTTGTCACAACGGACGCGGCCGTGGAAGAACAGTCGCTCAAAAACGCGCTCAGGGAGATCACGGATGTTTCATTTAATCAAATCACCGTTGACGGAGAAACATCGACGAATGATATGGTGCTCGTAATGGCGAACGGCTGCGCGGGGAATGATCGTCTGACGGAGCAGCATCCCGACTGGCCGGCTTTTAAAAAGGGGTTAAAGCTTGTGTGCGAAGACCTTGCCAAAGAAATTGCCAGAGACGGTGAAGGAGCGACGAAATTAATTGAAGCCAAAGTCGAAGGTGCGAAAAATAATCTTGAAGCGAATATTATCGCCAAAAAAATCGTCGGCTCAAGCCTTGTGAAAACCGCCGTTTACGGCACGGACGCCAATTGGGGGCGCATCATCGGCGCAATCGGGCACAGTGCGGCAAGCGTAACGGCCGAACAAGTGGAAGTTTTCCTCGGCGGACAGTGTCTGTTTAAAAACAACGAACCTCAGCCGTTTTCAGAAACCGATGCCAAGGAGTACTTATCATGTGATGAAATTACGATCGCAGTCCGCCTGAACGAAGGCTCCGGCAGCGGCCGGGCATGGGGCTGTGACTTAACCTATGATTATATCAAAATCAATGCGAGCTATCGCACATAACAAAGGAGAGCGGCATGAGGAAAACCATTGTTTTTAAGTGCGGCGGCAGCGTGATCCGCGAGTTATCCGCCGCTTTTTTTCAAAATGTAAAAGAGCTTATGCAATCGGGCTGGAACATTGCCGTCGTGCATGGGGGCGGCCCGGAAATTTCACAAATGCTGAAAACATTGCAGATAGAAACGGAATTTGTCGATGGGCAGCGGAAAACGACCAAACCGGTGCTTGAGACAGCGGAAATGGTTTTGTCAGGGTCGGTCAATAAATTTTTCGTGGCCGAACTGGCGAAAAACGGGCTGAAAGCAGCGGGAATCTCAGGAAAGGACGGCGGACTCCTTCAAGCATCCTATCTTGATCAAGATAAATACGGAGAAGTGGG is a window encoding:
- the argC gene encoding N-acetyl-gamma-glutamyl-phosphate reductase is translated as MKIGIIGATGYGGAELVRVLNHHPYADNCILYSSSDEGKAYNASYPHLRNIASQSLQPLHIETIRNEIDVMFIAAPPGVSGEWSPKLAEAGIPVIDLSGDLRIHNPAVYEKWYKRKAAPEGTIQNAVYGLAELQKEEIQTAKLIANPGCFPTAVLLGLAPLAKNKLLQDSFLIVDAKTGVSGAGRKASMGTHYSELNDNFKIYKVNEHQHTPEIEQQLAAWQPGTGPITFSAHLAPMTRGIMATMYTDAPPGMSSAQIREMYCEFYKDSYFVRIRPEGEYPATKEVYGSNFCDISVTVDERTNRATIVSVIDNLMKGAAGQAVQNLNIMNGWQEETGLTMTPVYP
- the argJ gene encoding bifunctional ornithine acetyltransferase/N-acetylglutamate synthase; the encoded protein is MIQLSEEITKIKGGVSSPKGFEAKGVHCGLRYSKKDLGAIISEAPAVSAAVYTQSHFQAAPLKVTQDSLKKEAVLQAVIVNSAIANACTGDQGLKDAYQMRDSFASQLGIEPELVAVSSTGVIGELLDMKKIQAGIEQLGQAPSLSGAFEEAILTTDTVTKQTCYELVIGGDIITIGGAAKGSGMIHPNMATMLGFVTTDAAVEEQSLKNALREITDVSFNQITVDGETSTNDMVLVMANGCAGNDRLTEQHPDWPAFKKGLKLVCEDLAKEIARDGEGATKLIEAKVEGAKNNLEANIIAKKIVGSSLVKTAVYGTDANWGRIIGAIGHSAASVTAEQVEVFLGGQCLFKNNEPQPFSETDAKEYLSCDEITIAVRLNEGSGSGRAWGCDLTYDYIKINASYRT